One window of Methylococcus sp. EFPC2 genomic DNA carries:
- a CDS encoding transglycosylase SLT domain-containing protein has product MSKAPLTPDGQAPKPRPRRATARKAPKRKAAAQNPTADVSARRKLALLAAEGLALCIAALVTILSTLGRAAEHFGGTGFWSSLLPFALAVLGLGLIHALFLWLWLHARGWLSTRAIFWPASAALAIALVAGGYGCRNEFAHELGALRTLVGGVQEAERNTVAHQVYAAYRRTDLAQMQKMMARAEPFLPAIHEAAGIYRVDEEVLVGVAAAESSFLPRDSRDGGRGLFQITAPPKSAAAQARQRLGVAELNLADARHNAHVAAATLNLYLQEMRGDLFLGLLAYNIGPQNGGLLSIMKQYGARDFATIQPYLQNLPRDYPIRVLSAALAYRLWHGEGKLPRYEEGDNALHIQRLGIPGMAAG; this is encoded by the coding sequence ATGAGCAAGGCACCGCTCACGCCTGACGGTCAGGCCCCGAAACCGCGCCCCCGGCGGGCCACCGCCAGGAAAGCACCCAAACGCAAGGCCGCAGCGCAAAATCCGACAGCGGACGTCTCGGCCCGCCGGAAACTGGCCTTGCTGGCTGCGGAGGGCCTGGCGCTATGCATCGCGGCTTTGGTGACCATCCTCTCGACGCTGGGCCGCGCCGCCGAACACTTCGGCGGCACCGGGTTCTGGTCCAGCCTGTTACCCTTCGCGCTCGCCGTGCTGGGGCTGGGTCTGATACACGCCTTGTTCCTATGGCTGTGGCTGCACGCGCGCGGCTGGCTGTCCACACGGGCGATCTTCTGGCCGGCCTCGGCGGCCCTGGCCATCGCCCTGGTTGCCGGCGGCTACGGCTGCCGTAACGAATTCGCCCACGAATTGGGTGCCTTGCGCACCCTGGTCGGCGGTGTACAGGAAGCCGAGCGCAACACCGTCGCCCACCAGGTCTACGCGGCCTATCGCCGGACCGATCTGGCGCAGATGCAGAAGATGATGGCGCGGGCGGAGCCCTTTCTCCCGGCCATACACGAAGCCGCCGGCATCTACCGGGTGGACGAGGAGGTGCTGGTCGGCGTGGCGGCCGCCGAATCGTCCTTCCTGCCGCGCGACAGCCGGGACGGCGGACGCGGTCTGTTCCAGATCACCGCGCCGCCCAAATCCGCGGCCGCACAGGCACGCCAGCGCCTCGGCGTGGCCGAGCTGAACCTGGCCGATGCGCGGCACAACGCCCACGTGGCAGCCGCCACCTTGAATCTCTATTTGCAGGAGATGCGCGGCGATTTGTTCCTGGGTCTTCTGGCCTACAACATCGGCCCGCAGAACGGCGGCCTGCTCTCCATCATGAAGCAATACGGCGCCCGCGATTTCGCCACCATCCAGCCCTATCTGCAAAACCTGCCCAGGGATTACCCCATACGGGTGCTCAGCGCCGCCCTCGCCTACCGGCTCTGGCACGGCGAGGGCAAACTGCCGCGTTACGAAGAAGGCGACAACGCCTTGCACATCCAGCGGCTGGGCATACCGGGAATGGCGGCCGGCTGA
- a CDS encoding DUF6152 family protein, which yields MSTKSKLVLGLALAGFLGATVPANAHHAFSAEFDAEQPIELKGTVTKLELVNPHSWLYLDVAQPDGSVANWGFEFGAPFSLKEKGVTKATLPVGSQVSIQGYRAKNGKNFGYAVTTVLADGRAVKTGGAQDAPGSQAAAQ from the coding sequence ATGTCCACGAAAAGCAAGCTGGTCCTTGGCCTTGCCCTGGCCGGATTTCTCGGCGCCACCGTGCCCGCCAACGCCCATCACGCGTTTTCCGCGGAATTCGACGCCGAGCAGCCCATCGAGCTGAAAGGCACGGTAACCAAGCTGGAACTGGTCAACCCGCATAGCTGGCTGTATCTGGACGTCGCGCAACCCGACGGCAGCGTCGCCAACTGGGGCTTCGAATTCGGCGCGCCCTTCAGCCTGAAAGAGAAGGGCGTGACCAAGGCCACCCTGCCGGTTGGCAGCCAGGTCAGCATCCAGGGCTACCGCGCCAAGAACGGCAAGAACTTCGGCTACGCCGTGACCACCGTTCTGGCCGACGGCCGCGCGGTCAAGACCGGCGGCGCCCAGGACGCGCCGGGCTCCCAGGCAGCCGCGCAGTAA
- a CDS encoding DUF6644 family protein: MSLTEFALTLNDSALGTALRESVYAFPIVEGLHLIGLALSVGLLVFVDLRLLGLFLKQLPVEHILRPLRPWLLGGFAVTLTTGVLLFLAGAAKIVLLPVFFYKLGFIALAGFNAWWFERRWGRRVNDWGRLAKLPAGVRFAGLASLLLWSLVVITGRLIPYMSYE, from the coding sequence ATGTCCCTGACTGAATTCGCACTAACCCTCAACGACTCGGCCCTGGGGACCGCCCTGCGGGAGTCGGTCTACGCCTTTCCCATCGTCGAGGGCCTGCATCTGATAGGCCTGGCTTTGTCGGTGGGGCTGCTGGTCTTTGTCGATCTGCGCCTGCTCGGCCTTTTCCTCAAACAGCTGCCGGTCGAGCATATCCTGCGCCCGCTGCGGCCCTGGCTGCTGGGTGGCTTCGCGGTAACGCTGACGACCGGCGTGCTGCTGTTCCTCGCCGGCGCGGCCAAGATCGTCCTGCTGCCCGTGTTTTTCTACAAGCTGGGCTTCATCGCCCTGGCCGGCTTCAACGCCTGGTGGTTCGAACGGCGCTGGGGACGCCGGGTCAACGACTGGGGCCGGCTGGCCAAGCTCCCGGCCGGGGTGCGTTTCGCCGGCCTGGCCTCGCTGCTGTTGTGGAGTCTGGTGGTCATCACGGGTCGCTTGATTCCCTATATGAGCTACGAATGA
- a CDS encoding DUF6644 family protein, protein MSTLEFFQQVQASPFSKHIGHLNHLFGATLELAHILGMLLVLSPVVLVGLRLLNLGLRRASLPELVRATSKLIWVGLGLLAVSGTLILIPAATSYYPNSFLWYKFILLGLALLVHLTLYRAITRSEYPNRLLAGFTSVLALGLWFGVAFAGRFIGFF, encoded by the coding sequence GTGAGTACTTTGGAGTTTTTTCAACAGGTTCAGGCCAGTCCGTTCAGCAAACACATCGGCCACTTGAATCATTTGTTCGGCGCCACCCTGGAGTTGGCGCACATCTTAGGGATGCTGCTGGTGCTCTCTCCCGTCGTGCTGGTGGGCCTGCGCCTGCTGAACCTGGGCTTGCGCCGGGCCTCGCTGCCCGAACTGGTTCGGGCGACCTCCAAGCTGATCTGGGTGGGGCTGGGCCTGCTGGCCGTCTCCGGCACGCTGATCCTGATTCCCGCCGCCACCAGCTATTACCCCAACAGCTTCCTCTGGTACAAGTTCATCCTGCTGGGACTGGCCCTGCTGGTCCACCTGACCCTGTACCGTGCAATCACCCGCTCGGAATATCCCAACCGTCTGCTGGCCGGATTCACCAGCGTTCTTGCCTTGGGGCTATGGTTCGGCGTCGCTTTCGCCGGCCGATTCATCGGATTTTTTTAA
- a CDS encoding cytochrome c translates to MRTSALIPAALAVIFLQACTLTVRDGNPYKPTATLQEIMTSIIDPNIDYVWNSVSTVSTAQGTEERQPRTDEDWNAVRQHALTVVEASNLLLVKGRAVARKGANTSSGGAELHPEDIEKAIAAQRADFVKRTDEFHDAALRLIAAIDRKNADELVEAGGAVEHACEQCHSQFWYPNDKKPK, encoded by the coding sequence TTGAGAACCTCAGCGCTCATACCCGCCGCCCTCGCCGTCATTTTTTTGCAGGCTTGCACGCTGACCGTCCGCGATGGCAACCCTTACAAGCCGACCGCCACGCTGCAGGAGATCATGACTTCCATCATCGATCCCAACATCGATTACGTGTGGAACTCCGTATCCACCGTCAGCACGGCGCAAGGCACGGAAGAGCGCCAGCCACGGACGGACGAAGACTGGAATGCGGTCAGGCAGCACGCGTTGACCGTGGTCGAGGCCAGCAATCTGCTGCTGGTCAAGGGCCGGGCGGTGGCCAGGAAAGGCGCCAACACCTCGTCGGGCGGTGCCGAGCTACATCCCGAGGACATCGAAAAAGCCATCGCCGCCCAGCGGGCGGATTTCGTGAAACGCACGGACGAATTCCATGACGCCGCCCTGCGCCTCATCGCCGCCATAGACCGGAAGAATGCCGACGAACTGGTCGAAGCCGGAGGCGCCGTCGAACACGCCTGCGAGCAATGCCATAGCCAATTCTGGTACCCGAACGACAAAAAGCCCAAATAG
- a CDS encoding hemerythrin domain-containing protein — translation MSISTAMSLGEIALSSPAAARLLEAYHLNEDCDDEHTLAQACRRANRDLAEVVTALARLRQDGQDHPCVSERTLTEQAGFIAGRHHAFTRAKLPLIETLLAKVIKAHGAAHAEVKAVGECFVELSAMLEAHLLKEEQFLLPYIKALDKQACGARLSPLAGFASIDDVICQNEAEHKRLGERLKKMRELTADYALPDDVSSTFRSVYRALEELETNLMHHIFLENALLFPRVCHRDVRAGDD, via the coding sequence ATGTCGATCAGCACGGCAATGAGTCTGGGAGAAATCGCCTTATCCAGTCCCGCGGCCGCAAGGCTGCTGGAGGCTTATCATCTGAATGAGGACTGCGACGACGAACATACGCTGGCGCAGGCCTGCCGCAGGGCCAATCGCGATCTGGCCGAGGTCGTTACGGCGCTTGCCCGGCTCCGGCAGGATGGACAGGATCATCCGTGCGTATCGGAGCGCACGCTCACTGAGCAGGCGGGATTCATCGCCGGTCGACACCACGCGTTTACCCGCGCCAAACTGCCACTCATCGAAACCCTGCTCGCCAAGGTGATCAAAGCACACGGCGCCGCCCACGCGGAAGTTAAAGCCGTGGGCGAGTGTTTCGTGGAACTGAGCGCGATGCTCGAAGCACACCTGCTCAAGGAAGAGCAGTTTCTGCTGCCTTATATCAAGGCGCTCGATAAACAGGCGTGCGGAGCACGCCTATCGCCGCTCGCCGGCTTCGCGTCCATCGACGATGTGATCTGTCAGAACGAGGCGGAGCACAAGCGGCTAGGGGAACGGCTGAAGAAGATGCGCGAGCTGACTGCCGATTACGCGCTTCCCGACGACGTGTCTTCGACATTCCGGTCCGTTTATCGGGCGCTGGAAGAGCTGGAAACCAATTTGATGCATCACATCTTTCTGGAAAACGCGTTGCTGTTTCCACGTGTGTGCCATCGTGACGTCAGGGCGGGCGATGACTGA
- a CDS encoding FAD-binding oxidoreductase has product MVNITYAKDCFPLGEQLSVLDGLTGRGVPVPFSCRSGACQTCLMRATRGVPPESAQIGLKDSLKLQNYFLACVCHPTEDLEVALPDDEQAALPATVKKLELLNGDIMQVVLESHAPIEYRPGQFINLARDTGLVRAYSIASVPHEDDHIHLHVRRLPNGRVSGWIHEQLRVGQTVEIRGPAGDCFYVPGNPEQGLILIGTGSGLAPLYGIIRDALHHGHSGPIRLFHGSRDRSGLYLVGELNDLVKQYSNFDYVPCLSGEDVPHQYAKGRAHEVALRHVPNLKNWRMYLCGHPEMVKSAKKNAFLAGASMKDIYADAFNVSLSS; this is encoded by the coding sequence ATGGTGAATATCACGTACGCAAAAGATTGTTTTCCCCTGGGCGAGCAGCTATCCGTGCTGGATGGCCTCACCGGCCGCGGCGTGCCTGTCCCTTTTTCCTGCCGTAGCGGAGCCTGTCAGACCTGTTTGATGCGTGCAACCCGCGGCGTGCCGCCGGAGTCCGCGCAAATAGGCCTCAAAGACAGCCTCAAGCTGCAGAACTATTTCCTGGCTTGTGTTTGCCATCCCACGGAAGATCTCGAGGTCGCCCTGCCGGATGACGAACAGGCCGCACTTCCCGCCACCGTCAAGAAGCTGGAATTGCTGAACGGCGATATCATGCAGGTGGTGCTGGAGTCCCACGCCCCGATCGAATACCGGCCCGGGCAATTCATCAACCTGGCCCGCGACACCGGCCTGGTCCGCGCCTATTCGATCGCCAGCGTACCGCACGAGGACGATCATATACATCTGCATGTCCGCCGTCTGCCGAACGGCCGGGTCAGCGGATGGATACACGAGCAATTGCGTGTCGGCCAGACCGTGGAGATACGCGGCCCCGCCGGCGACTGCTTTTACGTGCCCGGCAATCCGGAGCAAGGCCTGATACTGATAGGCACCGGCTCCGGCCTTGCGCCCCTTTATGGCATCATCCGCGACGCCTTGCACCACGGCCATAGCGGACCCATCCGCCTGTTTCACGGTAGCCGTGACCGGAGCGGACTCTACCTGGTCGGCGAACTGAACGATTTGGTTAAGCAATATTCCAATTTTGACTACGTCCCTTGCCTTTCCGGCGAGGACGTCCCGCATCAGTACGCCAAAGGGCGGGCCCATGAAGTGGCCCTGCGGCACGTGCCCAATCTCAAGAACTGGCGCATGTATCTTTGCGGCCATCCTGAAATGGTCAAGTCGGCCAAAAAGAACGCATTCCTGGCCGGCGCATCGATGAAAGACATTTATGCCGATGCGTTCAACGTCAGCCTATCGTCCTGA
- a CDS encoding group 1 truncated hemoglobin, translating into MTEKSLATWWEQTHDSLYAKLGGEAAVNAAVDIFYRKVLTDGRISRFFEGVDMDKQAAKQKAFLTMAFGGPHNYTGLDMRRGHAQLVAQGLNDSHFDAVIEDLGATLRELKVPENLIAQVAGIAESTRNDVLGR; encoded by the coding sequence ATGACTGAAAAGAGCCTGGCTACTTGGTGGGAACAAACACACGACTCCCTGTACGCAAAACTGGGTGGCGAAGCCGCGGTGAATGCCGCAGTCGATATCTTCTACCGCAAGGTACTCACCGATGGCCGCATTAGCCGCTTCTTCGAAGGCGTGGACATGGACAAACAGGCCGCGAAGCAGAAGGCTTTCCTGACCATGGCGTTCGGCGGCCCGCACAATTACACCGGCCTCGACATGCGCCGTGGCCACGCTCAACTGGTCGCCCAAGGTTTGAACGACTCGCACTTCGACGCGGTCATCGAGGACCTCGGTGCCACCTTGCGCGAATTGAAAGTACCGGAAAACCTGATCGCTCAAGTAGCCGGCATCGCCGAAAGCACGCGCAACGACGTGCTGGGCCGTTAA
- a CDS encoding Rrf2 family transcriptional regulator, whose product MQLTQFTDYSLRVLIYLARNPEAGPATVPEIAAYHGISRNHLVKVVNNLANQGFILTSRGKGGGMRLARPAHMIGVGEVVRLTEPHMNIVECFDPKANACTITRGCFLTGILYEARRAFMSTLDKYTLADAAQVGIPGTLRGGPGERPA is encoded by the coding sequence ATGCAGCTAACGCAATTTACTGACTATTCGCTGAGAGTATTGATCTATCTGGCGCGCAACCCCGAAGCGGGACCCGCCACCGTGCCGGAGATCGCGGCGTATCACGGCATATCGCGGAACCACCTGGTGAAGGTGGTCAACAACCTGGCGAATCAAGGATTCATTCTGACCAGCCGGGGCAAGGGCGGCGGCATGCGCTTGGCCCGACCGGCGCACATGATAGGCGTGGGCGAAGTCGTCCGACTGACCGAACCGCACATGAACATCGTGGAGTGCTTCGATCCGAAGGCGAATGCCTGCACCATCACGCGCGGCTGCTTTCTCACGGGTATCCTGTACGAGGCGCGGCGGGCGTTCATGAGCACGCTGGACAAATACACCCTGGCCGATGCGGCTCAGGTCGGCATCCCTGGGACATTGCGCGGCGGACCGGGCGAGCGGCCCGCCTAG
- a CDS encoding HlyD family efflux transporter periplasmic adaptor subunit yields MKTYPKTLRARRNRRLRLAAFLVLASALAYAAYWWLHARFWVVTDNAFVTGNLLPVDADATGIVTQVLTEETRHVNKGDLLVRLDEHRALATLGQREGELGRTVRGLGALFATRQQLCQKVAARSAQLAKVRHDVSRFRQAIPSGSVSEQVLQNAEDQMQALEAEQREAEADLRAVESRVGGTRRVDHPEVEAAKQQFVNAYLELLRQQIRAPVSGYVASRKVQVGDRVHPGDPLMMVVPLDHLWVEANLRETELQHVRPGQAARVLVDVYGKERIFHGTVEGVNPGTGSVYALLPPDNATGNFIHIVQRVPVRIALDQAEVRQRPLRPGLSTVTSIHVSEPGQSVDVSLASTSTQEYGTDIFADELVAAERKAQEIILANVVPQSDTGDDACSVPPVSTDSPSTARRSRNPVHKAAR; encoded by the coding sequence ATGAAGACTTATCCCAAGACCCTCCGCGCCCGGCGCAACCGTCGTTTGCGGCTCGCCGCTTTTCTGGTGCTCGCCAGCGCCTTGGCCTATGCCGCTTATTGGTGGCTACACGCCCGGTTTTGGGTGGTGACCGACAACGCCTTCGTGACCGGCAACCTCCTGCCGGTGGACGCGGATGCCACCGGCATCGTCACTCAGGTTTTGACCGAAGAAACCCGGCATGTGAACAAGGGCGACCTGCTGGTCAGGCTGGACGAGCATCGCGCCCTCGCCACGCTGGGCCAGCGCGAGGGTGAGCTGGGACGGACGGTACGCGGGCTGGGCGCGCTGTTCGCCACGCGCCAGCAACTTTGCCAGAAAGTGGCCGCCCGCTCCGCACAGCTCGCGAAAGTGCGGCACGACGTGAGCCGCTTTCGGCAGGCGATACCCAGCGGTTCGGTGTCCGAACAGGTCTTGCAAAATGCCGAAGACCAGATGCAGGCGCTCGAAGCCGAGCAGCGGGAGGCGGAAGCTGATCTGCGGGCCGTGGAGTCGCGGGTGGGCGGGACCCGCCGGGTGGATCATCCCGAGGTCGAAGCGGCCAAACAGCAATTCGTCAACGCCTATCTGGAACTGCTCCGCCAGCAGATCCGAGCGCCGGTTTCCGGTTACGTGGCTTCCCGCAAGGTCCAGGTCGGGGACCGGGTTCATCCCGGCGATCCGCTCATGATGGTGGTGCCCTTGGACCACCTGTGGGTGGAAGCCAATCTGCGCGAGACCGAGTTGCAGCATGTGCGGCCGGGACAAGCGGCGCGCGTGCTCGTCGACGTTTATGGCAAGGAGCGGATTTTTCACGGTACGGTGGAGGGGGTGAACCCTGGAACCGGCAGCGTGTATGCGTTGCTGCCGCCGGATAACGCCACCGGCAATTTCATCCACATCGTTCAGCGCGTGCCGGTGCGCATCGCGTTGGATCAGGCGGAAGTCCGGCAAAGACCTTTACGCCCCGGACTGTCCACCGTGACATCCATCCACGTCAGCGAACCCGGCCAGTCCGTGGATGTCTCGCTGGCGAGCACCTCCACCCAGGAATATGGAACCGACATCTTTGCCGACGAGCTCGTCGCCGCGGAGCGCAAGGCGCAGGAAATCATCCTGGCGAACGTGGTGCCGCAAAGCGATACGGGGGATGACGCTTGCAGCGTACCCCCCGTATCGACCGACTCGCCGTCCACCGCCCGAAGGTCCCGCAACCCTGTCCACAAGGCCGCCCGGTGA
- a CDS encoding efflux transporter outer membrane subunit, with the protein MSVSPLARRRAWPGLVLTALLWVAGCAWMPDEGRRADFAHPQGLSDTLAQARQGEALSPSGLWPRDRWWRQFGSAELDRLADIALRDNPGLKLAAARLRQAQALARVEGARLLPFLDAAAGVETARFSEHGYNVALRGADIVAAFVTPLSLRYQFDFWGKHRAALDAALGEAAAEEAEQAEVRLQLTAAIARAYFRGVALRQQLDLIRAQAALQREWLQVVETRFALGLDAADPVKQVSSELEAVNEREAGVQDHLNLQRNLLARLVGQGPDATQDLFVDQVSLPERIPLPTTLPLGLLAHRPDLAAALHRAEAAAQRIKVAKASFFPTVDLTAFVGLSALRMTKGASSLANILFSGSSFAYGVAPGLRLPLFEGGRLRGELSAQRAEYDGAVESYNQTLLQAVREVADSLDNWRQARLGVEAQNRLLAAQRAAFDLAQERLRSGLDDRRAVLSRRHSVLSQEYALKTLETDQFLAMADLIEALGGGYTSGADGVRPSNPPE; encoded by the coding sequence ATGAGCGTTTCGCCCTTGGCTCGGCGACGGGCATGGCCTGGACTGGTCCTGACGGCCCTGCTGTGGGTCGCCGGTTGCGCCTGGATGCCCGACGAAGGGAGGCGCGCCGACTTCGCTCATCCCCAGGGACTGAGCGATACGCTTGCACAGGCGCGCCAAGGGGAGGCGCTGAGCCCGTCGGGGCTCTGGCCCCGGGACCGCTGGTGGCGGCAGTTCGGCAGCGCCGAGCTCGACCGCCTCGCGGACATAGCGCTACGGGACAATCCCGGCTTGAAGCTTGCCGCTGCCCGCCTGCGTCAGGCGCAAGCTTTGGCCCGCGTGGAAGGCGCACGGCTGCTGCCCTTCCTCGACGCGGCCGCCGGCGTGGAAACGGCGCGGTTTTCCGAGCATGGCTACAACGTCGCGTTGCGCGGGGCGGACATCGTTGCGGCTTTCGTAACGCCCTTGAGCCTGCGCTATCAATTCGATTTCTGGGGTAAACACCGCGCCGCGCTGGACGCCGCGCTGGGCGAGGCGGCAGCCGAAGAGGCGGAGCAGGCCGAAGTGAGGCTGCAATTGACCGCCGCGATTGCCAGAGCCTACTTCCGCGGGGTGGCGTTGCGGCAGCAACTCGATCTGATCCGGGCTCAGGCGGCGCTGCAGCGCGAATGGCTGCAAGTGGTCGAAACGCGCTTTGCGCTGGGTCTGGATGCCGCCGATCCGGTGAAGCAGGTCAGCTCCGAACTGGAAGCGGTCAACGAGCGCGAAGCCGGCGTCCAGGATCATCTGAATCTGCAACGCAACCTGCTGGCCCGCCTGGTGGGACAGGGTCCGGATGCGACGCAGGATCTGTTCGTCGATCAGGTGAGTCTGCCGGAGCGGATTCCACTGCCGACGACGTTGCCGCTCGGTTTGCTCGCCCACCGCCCGGATCTGGCCGCGGCCCTGCACCGGGCCGAGGCGGCGGCGCAACGGATCAAGGTCGCCAAGGCCAGTTTTTTTCCGACCGTCGATCTGACCGCTTTCGTCGGGCTGAGCGCCTTGCGCATGACCAAGGGAGCGAGTTCCCTGGCCAACATTTTGTTCTCGGGCTCCAGTTTCGCCTACGGGGTGGCGCCGGGATTGCGTTTGCCCCTGTTCGAAGGCGGACGGCTGCGCGGAGAGCTGTCGGCGCAGCGGGCGGAATACGACGGCGCGGTGGAGTCCTACAACCAGACCTTGTTGCAAGCCGTGCGGGAGGTCGCCGACAGCCTGGACAACTGGCGACAGGCCCGCCTCGGCGTCGAAGCGCAAAACCGCCTGCTGGCCGCCCAGCGTGCGGCCTTCGATCTGGCTCAGGAGCGCTTGCGCAGCGGTCTGGACGACCGGCGAGCGGTGTTGAGCCGCCGCCATTCCGTCCTCAGCCAGGAATATGCCTTGAAGACCCTGGAAACCGATCAATTCCTGGCCATGGCCGATCTCATCGAAGCCTTGGGGGGCGGGTATACGAGCGGTGCCGACGGTGTCCGCCCGTCGAATCCGCCGGAATAG